Proteins from one Paenibacillus amylolyticus genomic window:
- a CDS encoding M20 family metallopeptidase, giving the protein MTSNKSQILTVIDQYASRFKAISSYIGANPELGNEEYLASARLKEELVYHGFTVEAPILGLETAFIGTYSASKPGPTVALLCEYDALPEIGHACGHHLICMMSLGAAVGLKSILDEVGGTIKVFGTPAEETRGAKVPMAEAGLFDDCDVALMAHPYYAYEKSGSSLAIDAVQFEFHGRSSHAAASPHEGINALDAVIQTFNGINAFRQQVKSTVRIHGVINNGGQAANIIPDYASAQFYVRAATRKELNVLTERVIQIAEGSALQTGCKLVTSNYETSYDEMVTNEAFSAAFSQNLMELGIPQEEIVSGNDHGSMDIGNVSLKCPAIHPYIRVVDEVHTLHSIGFRDLALQERALDGMILGAKALAATAYDVLSQPELLQTIRSEFVQATR; this is encoded by the coding sequence ATGACATCTAATAAATCACAAATTCTGACGGTTATTGATCAATATGCTTCCCGTTTTAAAGCCATTTCATCATATATCGGTGCCAACCCGGAACTGGGAAATGAAGAGTACCTCGCTTCTGCCCGTCTAAAAGAAGAACTGGTCTACCATGGTTTCACAGTAGAGGCTCCCATCCTTGGACTGGAGACAGCCTTTATAGGCACGTATTCCGCTTCCAAACCCGGCCCTACCGTTGCATTATTGTGCGAATATGACGCCTTGCCGGAGATTGGTCACGCTTGTGGTCATCATCTGATCTGCATGATGAGTCTTGGTGCTGCTGTTGGCCTGAAATCCATTCTGGATGAAGTAGGTGGAACGATTAAAGTGTTTGGTACACCTGCGGAAGAGACCCGTGGTGCCAAAGTTCCGATGGCGGAAGCAGGCTTGTTCGATGACTGTGATGTTGCCCTTATGGCGCATCCGTATTATGCCTACGAAAAGTCTGGCAGCTCGCTGGCTATCGATGCTGTGCAATTTGAATTCCATGGCCGCTCTTCACATGCTGCTGCAAGTCCGCATGAGGGCATCAACGCACTTGATGCTGTCATCCAAACATTCAACGGAATCAATGCATTCCGGCAACAAGTGAAAAGTACCGTTCGGATTCATGGTGTAATCAACAACGGAGGTCAGGCAGCAAACATCATTCCTGATTATGCTTCTGCCCAATTTTATGTACGTGCAGCAACCCGCAAAGAACTGAATGTCCTCACAGAACGTGTGATTCAAATCGCTGAAGGCTCTGCTCTGCAGACAGGTTGCAAGCTTGTGACATCCAACTATGAAACGTCGTATGACGAGATGGTCACCAATGAAGCATTCTCCGCGGCATTCAGTCAAAATCTGATGGAACTCGGCATTCCGCAAGAAGAGATTGTAAGTGGTAACGATCATGGCTCCATGGACATCGGTAACGTTTCACTGAAATGTCCTGCAATCCACCCTTACATCCGTGTTGTGGACGAGGTTCATACCCTGCACTCCATTGGTTTCCGTGATCTTGCGCTTCAGGAGCGCGCGCTGGATGGCATGATTTTGGGGGCAAAAGCACTTGCTGCAACTGCTTATGACGTCCTGAGTCAGCCAGAGTTGCTTCAAACGATCCGTTCAGAGTTCGTGCAAGCGACTCGCTAA
- the glgA gene encoding glycogen synthase GlgA produces MNILFAAAEVHPFIKTGGLADVIGALPLALKKSGADVRVIMPKYKGIPDEYKNALQPVITTDVPLGWRRPYCGIEMLVHDGIPVYFVDNEYYFGRDGVYGYMDDGERFAFFNRAVLEVLPQIEFKPDVLHSHDWHAGMIPLLLEAHYRHDSFYREIRTVFTIHNLLYQGIFPHELFSEILELDDRYFTVDGAEYYGNVNFLKAGIVYADHVTTVSPTYAEEVKTSYYGYGLDGLLSSLGDRFSGIVNGIDTKSYNPATDSKIPVKYRTSLSKKTENKIELQKELGLPVRPDVPLMVMVTRLVDSKGLDLVCRILDELLYYDDIQFAVLGTGEPMYEHWFREAANRYPLKMSAQITFNDGLSRRFYAGSDIFLMPSRFEPCGISQLLALRYGSVPLVRETGGLNDTVQAYNEFTGEGNGFSFTSFNAHDMMNTIRRAEEIYKQPEHWKKIVKNAMSGEYSWNVSAEEYMDIYRRITL; encoded by the coding sequence ATGAATATTTTATTTGCTGCTGCTGAAGTACATCCATTTATCAAAACAGGAGGCCTTGCTGACGTAATCGGTGCGCTCCCGTTGGCATTGAAGAAGAGCGGGGCAGATGTGCGGGTGATCATGCCTAAATACAAGGGAATTCCCGATGAATACAAAAATGCGTTACAGCCCGTAATTACAACGGATGTGCCTCTTGGCTGGCGCAGACCCTATTGTGGAATTGAGATGCTGGTTCATGATGGAATTCCAGTATATTTTGTGGATAATGAGTATTATTTTGGGCGTGACGGGGTATATGGATATATGGACGATGGGGAGCGTTTCGCCTTCTTCAACCGTGCAGTGCTCGAAGTGTTACCACAGATTGAGTTCAAGCCAGACGTGCTCCACAGTCATGACTGGCATGCGGGGATGATTCCTTTGCTGCTTGAAGCCCATTACAGACACGATTCATTCTATCGGGAGATTCGAACGGTCTTCACCATACATAACTTGTTGTATCAAGGGATATTCCCGCATGAGTTATTCAGTGAAATCCTTGAACTGGACGATCGATATTTCACCGTAGATGGAGCTGAATATTACGGTAATGTCAATTTCCTGAAAGCAGGAATTGTATATGCTGACCATGTGACAACCGTAAGTCCAACGTATGCAGAGGAAGTGAAAACCTCCTATTATGGATACGGCTTGGACGGACTGCTAAGTTCACTTGGGGATCGGTTCAGCGGGATTGTAAACGGGATTGATACTAAGAGTTACAACCCGGCAACAGACAGCAAAATTCCAGTGAAATACAGAACAAGTCTGTCCAAGAAAACGGAGAACAAAATTGAGCTGCAAAAGGAACTTGGACTTCCTGTTCGTCCCGATGTACCTCTCATGGTGATGGTGACAAGGCTTGTGGACTCGAAGGGGCTTGATCTGGTCTGCCGTATCCTTGATGAATTGCTGTACTATGATGACATCCAATTCGCGGTACTGGGAACAGGAGAGCCTATGTATGAACACTGGTTCCGTGAAGCCGCCAATCGTTATCCACTCAAAATGTCTGCCCAGATTACATTTAACGATGGCTTATCCCGCCGCTTCTATGCAGGCAGTGATATCTTCCTGATGCCATCGAGGTTTGAACCATGCGGTATCAGTCAGCTGCTGGCTCTGCGGTACGGTAGTGTGCCTCTCGTAAGGGAAACAGGCGGTCTGAACGATACGGTGCAGGCATACAATGAGTTTACTGGAGAAGGGAATGGTTTCTCCTTCACAAGCTTTAATGCACATGACATGATGAATACCATTCGGCGTGCGGAGGAGATCTATAAACAGCCAGAACACTGGAAGAAGATTGTGAAAAATGCAATGAGCGGGGAATACAGCTGGAATGTATCGGCTGAAGAATACATGGACATTTATCGCAGGATCACACTTTAG